Proteins co-encoded in one Camelus bactrianus isolate YW-2024 breed Bactrian camel chromosome 6, ASM4877302v1, whole genome shotgun sequence genomic window:
- the TEDC1 gene encoding tubulin epsilon and delta complex protein 1 isoform X4 — MGRRRRRRVDPADAARALPEAIAVLTRTLPTGPSPETFRRAKFDRPEAAPALWRLLFCVLSPMPADGASPSLALEAQARSVKAALRFQGYPRRALAQLPDDGSQGGRELLLALAWLLARGPTLEQLLAQSRVRLGDEMPVCECESLASPGPAVPSVEADGCVDTRHLQWLMGKLRFRWRKLMASQQEQCALLGKIHSYTRGCHSDRSLGHLSVTETELLRDPEGGQQGSRRVLAVCPGLSPIEGVVWKAGPLCQLLSSERSHGGGWPGPSRWDRRRAGAERLNCPPRGGPRGPWLCGGQGPSRLPGFPRLRPGRWCGSTPLCTGTWAHWILRAARAHAR; from the exons ATGGGGCGACGGCGGCGGCGCCGGGTGGAccccgcggacgcagcccgggccCTGCCTGAGGCCATCGCCGTGCTCACTCGGACGCTGCCTACCGGGCCCAGCCCCGAGACCTTTCGCCGCGCCAAGTTCGACCGTCCGGAGGCG GCCCCTGCACTCTGGCGGCTGCTCTTCTGCGTGCTCTCGCCGATGCCCGCCGACGGGGCCTCCCCCTCGCTTGCCCTGG AGGCCCAGGCCCGCTCGGTGAAGGCAGCGCTGCGCTTCCAGGGCTACCCTAGGCGCGCGCTGGCACAGCTCCCTGACGACGGCTCCCAGGGCGGCCGCGAGCTGCTGCTGGCCCTGGCCTGGCTCCTGGCCCGCGGGCCGACGCTCGAGCAGCTGCTAGCCCAGAGCCGGGTGCGGCTGGGCGACGAGATGCCAGTGTGCGAG tGTGAGTCCCTGGCCAGCCCAGGCCCAGCTGTACCCAGTGTGGAAGCAGACGGCTGTGTGGACACCCGCCACCTGCAGTGGCTGATGGGAAAGCTGCGGTTCCGGTGGCGAAAGCTGATGGCCAGTCAGCAGGAGCAGTGTGCCCTCCTGGGCAAG ATCCACTCATACACCCGCGGCTGCCACAGCGACCGTAGCCTTGGCCACCTGTCTGTCACTGAAACGGAGCTGCTCAGGGACCCGGAGGGTGGCCAGCAG GGCAGCCGCCGCGTGCTGGCCGTTTGTCCGGGACTCTCTCCAATAGAAGGAGTGGTGTGGAAGGCCGGGCCGTTGTGCCAGCTGCTGTCTTCAGAAAGAAGCCACGGCGGGGGCTGGCCTGGGCCTTCCCGGTGGGACCGGAGGCGGGCAGGCGCTGAGaggctgaactgccctccccggGGTGGGCCGCGTGGGCCTTGGCTGTGCGGTGGGCAGGGCCCCTCGCGGCTGCCAGGCTTCCCGAGGCTGAGGCCGGGCCGATGGTGCGGGAGCACGCCGCTGTGCACGGGCACATGGGCACACTGGATCCTGCGGGCTGCTCGAGCGCATGCGCGTTGA
- the TEDC1 gene encoding tubulin epsilon and delta complex protein 1 isoform X3 yields MGRRRRRRVDPADAARALPEAIAVLTRTLPTGPSPETFRRAKFDRPEAAPALWRLLFCVLSPMPADGASPSLALEAQARSVKAALRFQGYPRRALAQLPDDGSQGGRELLLALAWLLARGPTLEQLLAQSRVRLGDEMPVCECESLASPGPAVPSVEADGCVDTRHLQWLMGKLRFRWRKLMASQQEQCALLGKIHSYTRGCHSDRSLGHLSVTETELLRDPEGGQQLLQRLERENVRLEAALEWRRRELVFWQWMDTVLGACPPEASQPTFLPEIPAQGAAELELVVRELQALQEELQAAVEPRRAAWEARVGGHGPEWSASRRALQEAVRQDLVALQWAWERGGGLTQPHEPHRLVSRTPTSC; encoded by the exons ATGGGGCGACGGCGGCGGCGCCGGGTGGAccccgcggacgcagcccgggccCTGCCTGAGGCCATCGCCGTGCTCACTCGGACGCTGCCTACCGGGCCCAGCCCCGAGACCTTTCGCCGCGCCAAGTTCGACCGTCCGGAGGCG GCCCCTGCACTCTGGCGGCTGCTCTTCTGCGTGCTCTCGCCGATGCCCGCCGACGGGGCCTCCCCCTCGCTTGCCCTGG AGGCCCAGGCCCGCTCGGTGAAGGCAGCGCTGCGCTTCCAGGGCTACCCTAGGCGCGCGCTGGCACAGCTCCCTGACGACGGCTCCCAGGGCGGCCGCGAGCTGCTGCTGGCCCTGGCCTGGCTCCTGGCCCGCGGGCCGACGCTCGAGCAGCTGCTAGCCCAGAGCCGGGTGCGGCTGGGCGACGAGATGCCAGTGTGCGAG tGTGAGTCCCTGGCCAGCCCAGGCCCAGCTGTACCCAGTGTGGAAGCAGACGGCTGTGTGGACACCCGCCACCTGCAGTGGCTGATGGGAAAGCTGCGGTTCCGGTGGCGAAAGCTGATGGCCAGTCAGCAGGAGCAGTGTGCCCTCCTGGGCAAG ATCCACTCATACACCCGCGGCTGCCACAGCGACCGTAGCCTTGGCCACCTGTCTGTCACTGAAACGGAGCTGCTCAGGGACCCGGAGGGTGGCCAGCAG CTGCTGCAGAGGCTGGAGCGTGAGAATGTGCGCCTGGAGGCGGCCCTGGAGTGGCGGCGCCGGGAGCTGGTCTTCTGGCAGTGGATG GACACAGTCCTGGGCGCCTGCCCCCCAGAGGCCTCACAGCCCACGTTTCTGCCCGAGATCCCCGCGCAGGGGGCtgcagagttggagctggtggtGCGGGAGCTGCAGGCCctgcaggaggagctgcaggcagCGGTGGAGCCCCGGCGGGCGGCCTGGGAGGCCAGG GTTGGAGGCCACGGGCCGGAGTGGAGCGCCTCAAGGCGGGCCTTGCAGGAGGCCGTGAGACAGGACCTGGTGGCTCTGCAGTGGGCCTGGGAGCGAGGAGGGGGCCTGACCCAGCCCCATGAGCCCCACC